CTCGGCCAGATCGGCATCCTCCGCCACCGCATACTCATCGACCGCACACACCTCCAGCTCGAGGCGCTTTTTGTTCTCAAGCTTCTCCTCCGGCTGGTAGCAGCCCTCCGACACAAAGTACTCCAGCGTGGCGTCCGTCCGTATCGAGCCTTCGAATTCGCCGACGTGGAACGCGTATTTGCCCTTCGGTATCTGCTCGGACCACGGTGGCTTTATCCAGACGATACGCTGTACGTGGCCCGCGAAGACGGTCGGCATGAGCCAGTTCTCGATGCTGATGCTATCCAACAGGTCGTCCTTGTTAAAAACGTAACACGCCGGCATGTGCTTCGGGATACACAAGTCCGGGTGTGAGTCAAAATGCAAAATCCGATTGCCGTGCAGTGGCAGATGTTTCGAGCCgaggcaacggaaaaggaaCGTTAGCACTTCCTGGTGATCTTCTACTACGAAGATCGGCACCTTTTCGAACGTTCTGCTCGTCGGTGGAGCAGCAACGACCGCTTTGGAAGTAGAAGACGACGCTTGGCTCAGGTTGTCAGGTTCAGGCGGATGATCTTTCGTTTCTTCGGCCGTGCTTTTACCCTGCTGCTCGGTCCGTTCGCTTGATTCATCCACCGACTTGGTGGCAACTAGTTGCGGTGCTTCTTCCGTGTCACTGGActtttgatgttgtttttgttgttgttgctgctgctgctcctgagTCTCTTCCGACTGCTCGTTAGATTTCCGCCGTTCGGCTGCTGCATCGCCCTCGGTTGATGATTCCATGCCTGCACtgtacacacgcacacagctaGTGCCGGGAAGTGGCCACTTCGGTCAATCACACCAATTACAGCCACCGACCAAAACGGGTGGAGGGCAGACACACTGTGGGCTGCCAATCAATgctcaccgccaccggaattGCAGCATGGAGCAGCCGAAGCGCAGCGATCGCCGTGTCACCGAGTCCGCGGAAACCCTGCCGGACACGGTGGAAAGCCGATGGAAACGATCGGCGGGAGAAGGCTGAAAATCCCGATACACGGTCCGAGTCCCGAGTGGCAGAGCAGGCCTAGACAGTGGCAGTCAAAAAGCTTGCTTCACGCGATGACGGCTCGTTACGACACCCCTTCTTCTCAAAATACAATCCCAACCGCGTTCCGGGATTGAGCGGTTTATACTGTACGGTTACGCACTTCACGCGTTGTCGAACGAAACGTTGCAACTGcaaaaacgaattaaattcACGAGGAAAACGTGACAACTCCTTTTCTATTTCCTAATCAGATCaccattttctcttttctctgcAAACTGAAAGGAAACTCCAGGTACAACACGAAATACTTCTGTCCCGAGCTGGTTTGAGTGGCGAATTCAGGGCGAGCCGGATGCAAAAAACGAACGTAAATATTGACAGTTCATTGACATCGCCGAAGGCCGGAACATATTCCTCCCAATTCCACAGCAAAAGCTACGAATTGTTTCGTTAGATGTTGTGTTACAATGTGGTTTCAGTGTGTTACAAGAATATCCGTAGCTTCAACGGCTTGGTGTGACCGATAACCAACCCAAAACACGCTCGTCGTTCTATTCCGTGGCACAATGCACCAGATTAATGCCCGGTCTCTTGCGACAGGGTCTGTGGATGAGCACTGCGAACGGCGCCGATTAGAAGACGCACTGGACGATGTGGGCGTACAGTTTGAGAAAAAGTTCCACTTTCAGCCTATGCCAGAAGAATCGGTGCTTCCGCCACTGGACAGTGTGTTTCAAACTCCGCCGGCCTGTTCGAACCATCTGCAGTTGCAAAAGATCCAACTGAACGACATCAAGAACCGCCTGAACGATTTCGCAATCGAAAGCTGGCACGAGCATACACGCCGACGGTGCTCATCGGCTCCGATATTGTACGAACTAAAGTCGTACGTAAGGGCCGAGTTTGTAACGCAAGCGTTCGCCAAACTGTACGAGTGTTTGGTGGCCTACGAGCTGGTGGCCAGCAAATCGGGCGACCACCTTTACAGTGTGCACTTGTGCGAAGCTCCGGGAGCGTTCGTGACCGCCCTAAATCACTATATCCGGCTCAACTGTCCGCGGGGGACACGATGGGAATGGTTCGCCAGCACACTCAACCCGTACTACGAGGGCAACTCTCCCGGTCATATGATCCCCGATGATCGTTTCATTCGCCACACGCTCGACTCTTGGTGCTTCGGCGTCGATAGCACCGGCAACATAATGGTGCGTGAAAATCGCAAAGCCATCATCGAGCGCAGTCGTAAATGGCCAACGGtaggtttccattttccagatCCATTATGCGCGTTTCGTGCTTGATATGGGACACACTCTTTTCCATAGGTACACCTCGTGACGGCAGATGGTTCGATCGATTGTCTGGACGTGCCCGCGGAGCAAGAGGAACGTGTTGCGAGGCTACACCTCGCCGAAACCGTGGTTGCACTCGCCATGCTCGGGACAGGGGGACACTTTGTGCTGAAAATGTTCACTCTCTTCGAACACTCGAGCATTAATTTACTCTTCCTGCTATACCACTGCTTCAAGGAATTGCACGTTTTTAAACCGTGCGCCTCGAAAGCGGGTAACTCGGAAGTGTATGTAATCGCCAAGCACTACCGCAAACCGGCCGGTATCGAGCTATATCTTGGCAGGATCAACGACTACTTGCAAAGCGACAACCCTGTCGATCTCCGTATGGGACTGTTTGACATTGGCGACTTGCCGGAATCGTTTGTTGAACAGCTCACCAAGTGTTCGGCCTGCTTCGTTCGCTGGCAGACGGACGtgattgaaaacaatattcgCTTCTACGGCTCCACCAACGATCCCCGCGAGAACGAAAGACTGACAGCATTTAAGCAAAAGACCaaggaaatgtttttcaaGCGCTATCGCATCACAAAGATACTCGCCAACGAACGGATTGTTAACAAACGTGGTGGCTACTTTGGTATACTCGTCCACCAGGCGGAATGCCACGGTACACACAATCAGCGTGTGCGAGCGTCAACGTTGGACGTTTCGGGAAAAATCCTCTCACTACGGGGTCGGCTCGATCATCTCACACTCACTCGTCGAGTGATCAGGCCGGAAGCCCAGTTTGGTGGGTCCTCTGAATCAACCAATAGCCGACCGTGGTGGAAGGAAGTAGCCATTACTGTCGG
The nucleotide sequence above comes from Anopheles bellator chromosome 1, idAnoBellAS_SP24_06.2, whole genome shotgun sequence. Encoded proteins:
- the LOC131213283 gene encoding UPF0489 protein C5orf22 homolog, producing the protein MESSTEGDAAAERRKSNEQSEETQEQQQQQQQKQHQKSSDTEEAPQLVATKSVDESSERTEQQGKSTAEETKDHPPEPDNLSQASSSTSKAVVAAPPTSRTFEKVPIFVVEDHQEVLTFLFRCLGSKHLPLHGNRILHFDSHPDLCIPKHMPACYVFNKDDLLDSISIENWLMPTVFAGHVQRIVWIKPPWSEQIPKGKYAFHVGEFEGSIRTDATLEYFVSEGCYQPEEKLENKKRLELEVCAVDEYAVAEDADLAEGYILDIDLDYFSTHNPFLKIYDRVQLYEKLKEIFVSPELADDAENDLKKMQRLARDREEKLEFLESIFLYLEEVGNLKHFLVDYQQEISAEYAGLLEKVTKVVRMLKHEYKEEEIDWSMIYDAGCTCDVTDLPHHESSREEIVRMVQSLEGFLRKLPSAPVVITISRSSEDDYTPAEQVEMIQEMVLNALTKCLRVELDDPILYYKDQELNL
- the LOC131215988 gene encoding cap-specific mRNA (nucleoside-2'-O-)-methyltransferase 2, with the protein product MHQINARSLATGSVDEHCERRRLEDALDDVGVQFEKKFHFQPMPEESVLPPLDSVFQTPPACSNHLQLQKIQLNDIKNRLNDFAIESWHEHTRRRCSSAPILYELKSYVRAEFVTQAFAKLYECLVAYELVASKSGDHLYSVHLCEAPGAFVTALNHYIRLNCPRGTRWEWFASTLNPYYEGNSPGHMIPDDRFIRHTLDSWCFGVDSTGNIMVRENRKAIIERSRKWPTVHLVTADGSIDCLDVPAEQEERVARLHLAETVVALAMLGTGGHFVLKMFTLFEHSSINLLFLLYHCFKELHVFKPCASKAGNSEVYVIAKHYRKPAGIELYLGRINDYLQSDNPVDLRMGLFDIGDLPESFVEQLTKCSACFVRWQTDVIENNIRFYGSTNDPRENERLTAFKQKTKEMFFKRYRITKILANERIVNKRGGYFGILVHQAECHGTHNQRVRASTLDVSGKILSLRGRLDHLTLTRRVIRPEAQFGGSSESTNSRPWWKEVAITVGKPVQRVENSTFTLINCLRLLNATTDLYLKIKPNNYYSPILDSADTITINVLAFPNQTNADQFEKQLFYQILLKTKELVQTRSTCPALDLQVVLENWLFLTQYSVGMLYLLKLAVFETIEQQSATRLALRRLRPDGLSNLSRIYEKVNLLPSKVAEPRSASSLYTAQRDKSIIGVVPISSLLDEDLQYAVFNYNNSLCLLYCSQLLDEMERAYKKRKELETGWELPDDDCDIRR